A region of the Sideroxydans lithotrophicus ES-1 genome:
TGCGTCTGGTCCAAGAGTTCTCGGTCTTGTTGCATTTAACAAGACTCCACGGAGGGATAAAAGCCCGGGAGGTTGTGCCAATTCGATTGGTACCCTTCCGGGCTATTTCATTTAAGGAGTCGCGTTATGTCGCCAGAAAATTCATTTGCCAGGTTTGCCGAGGCAAGCAATACCCAACATGTTATTTATCGTGTGCGAAACGGAAAAGGTGATCTGACCGGATTCGAAGATCGCCGCTGCACCCCACACGGACGTCCGGGATCCATCGGGCTGCAGGGACATTCGCAACTGAAAACAAGACAGTAAGGAAGAAGACAATGACCGAACCGATATCCAAACAGCACTTGTTGTGGGAAGAGACGATCCCCGGTGGGGCACACTGGTCCTTCCAGATGAAACGCGGTACCGCATTGCGCATCACGGACATAGCAGGCGGGGCCAACCTGGCAACGTTGCTCTACAACCAGGAAGAGAAGCTGGAACGCTACAACATGGCCGATACGCTGAAGGCGCAGCATACCGCGCACCTGAGCAAAGGTTTCGTCTGTTATTCCGACATGGGGCGCGTGCTGGCCTCGATCATCGACGACAGCTGCGGCTGGCACGACACGATCTGCGGCATGGGCAATGCGGCACTGGTGGAAAGGAAGTACGGCAATGCCGATTACCAGCAGTACCGCAACGACATGCACCGCAATGCGCGCGACAGCATGCTGATCGAATTGGGCAAGTGGGGATTGGGCAAGCGCGACATCGTTCCCAACATCAATTTCTTCAGCAAGGTGAATGCCGACGAAACCGGCGCGCTGCATTATCAGGCTGAACATTCCAGGGCAGGCGACTTCATCGAGCTGCGTTTCGAGATGAATGTGCTTGTTGTCGTATCGGCTAGCCAGCATCCGCTCGATCCCAATCCCGAATACGCCCCCAGGCCGGTATTGCTGCAGGCATGGCGCTGCGGTGCGCCAGACGAGAACGATTACTGCCGCAACTTCCGCCCGGAGAATGCGCGCGGCTTCTACAACACCGAACTGTTGTTCCGCTGAACGCAGGAGAGAACGATGAGCATCATTGAAAGCAATCTGCAATCCCAACAAGCGAGCTACGATCTCGTACTGCCTGCCGGCGAATCCTGGCTGCATGAGGTCAAGCGCGGTCAGGTGTTCCGCATCCTCGACCTGGAAGGCAATCAGGCCGTCGATACGCTGTTCTATAACGCGCACGATCCGGAAGAACGCTACAGCGCGGTGGACACGATCCGCGAGCAGAACAATCTGTACCTGACTGCCGGCACACGCCTGCTGTCGACCGAAGGCAACGTGCTGATGACCATCGTTGCCGATACCTGCGGCCGACATGACACGCTGGGGGGTGCCTGTGCGGCAGAGAGCAACTCGGTGCGCTATGCCATCGACAAGAAATTCATGCACAGCTGCCGCGACAGTTTCCTGCATGCGCTCGGTCATTGTGATTGCGGCATGGACAAACGCGACCTTACCGCCAATGTGAACTTTTTCATGAACGTGCCGGTGACGCCAGAGGGCGAGCTGACCTTCGCCGACGGCATCTCTGCGTCCGGCAAGTATGTGGAGATGCGCGCCGAGATGGATGTGATGGTGCTGATCTCGAACTGTCCCCAGCTGAACAACCCGTGCAACGCCTACAACCCGACGCCGGTGCAGCTGCTGATCTGGGATGCAGTCGCTTAATAGAACCGCGCATCCGGACGGCCGGATGCCTGACCAACACGCAGGACGACCTGCAACACAGGTGAAGAACCATGTTCGATAAAGTCTTGATAGCCAATCGCGGTGCGATCGCCTGCCGCATCATCCGCACCCTGAACAAGATGGGTGTCCGTTCCGTGGCGGTTTACTCCGAGGCAGATGCGCGCTCGTTGCATGTGCAGTTGGCGGATGAAGCCGTGTGCATCGGTGCTGCCGCAGCGGCAGACAGCTATCTGCGCGGCGAGCGTATCCTCGAAGTTGCCCGCAGTACGGGTGCCCAGGCCATCCATCCCGGGTATGGCTTTCTATCCGAGAACGCTGCGTTTGCCGAGCAGTGCGCAGAGGCGGGTGTGGTATTCATCGGCCCCACGCCGGATCAAATGCGCCGTTTCGGTCTCAAGCACACCGCGCGTGAAATAGCCGAAAAGAATGGTGTGCCCTTGCTACCCGGCAGCGGACTGCTGGTTGATGCCGGTCATGCGCACGCCGAGGCCTCACGCATCGGCTATCCGGTGATGATCAAGAGTACCGCAGGTGGCGGCGGCATCGGCATGCGTCTGTGCTGGAGCGCGGACGAACTGAACGAGGCGTTCCAGTCGGTAGAACGTCTCGCGCGCGCCAACTTCAAGGATGCCGGCATCTATCTGGAGAAATACGTCGAGCAGGCGCGCCACATCGAGGTGCAATTGTTCGGCGACGGCAAGGGTACCGTGATCGCACTGGGTGAGCGCGACTGCTCGGTGCAGCGCCGCAACCAGAAAGTGATCGAAGAGACGCCCGCACCCAACATCACACCCGAGGTCAGACAGCATCTGCTGGAGACTGCCGTGCGCCTGGGCAAGGCCGTGGGTTACCAATCCGCAGGCACGGTGGAGTTCGTGTTCGATGCACTCAGCGGCGAATTCTATTTCCTCGAAGTGAACACGCGGCTGCAAGTCGAACACGGGGTCACCGAAGAAGTCACCGGTGTCGATCTGGTCGAATGGATGGTGCTGCAGGCCGCGGGTGAATTACATGCGCTGGATACCGTGCAGGTCAAACCCAAGGGCGCATCGATCCAGGTGCGCCTGTACGCGGAAGACCCCAACAAGAACTTCCAGCCATCCAGCGGCGTGCTGACTGGCGTCGAATTCTCTGCCGACGCGCGCAACGAGACTTGGGTGGAGCGTGGCAGCGACATCCCGCCCTACTACGATCCGATGATCGCCAAGATCATCGTCAAGGCGATGAATCGGGAAGCGGCACTGGAAAAGATGCGCGATGCGTTGGCCGACACGCGAGTGGATGGAATCGAGACCAATCTGGAATACCTGCGCCAGATCGTGTTTGACCGCGTATTTGCCGAAGGCCGCCAGACGACGCGCTACCTGAACGGTTTCCATTACCGGCCGAACACCATCGACGTGCTGGAACCCGGCGTGCAAAGCACCATACAGGATTATCCCGGCCGCCTCGGTTACTGGAATATCGGCGTGCCTCCATCGGGGCCGATGGATGCATTGGCGTTCCGGCTGGGCAACCAGCTGCTGGGCAATGCCGAAGATGCGGCAGGACTGGAACTGACCGTTTCCGGCCCGACGCTGAAATTCAATCGCGACACGGCCATCGCACTGACCGGCGCCGCGATGAAGGCCGAACTGGATGGCAAGCCGCTGAAGTTCTGGCGCAGTCATGAGGTCAAGGCTGGCAGCGTGTTGCGCCTCGGCGCAGTGCAGGGCGGCGGATGCCGTACTTATCTTGCCGTCGCGGGCGGCTTCGATGTGCCGGATTACCTCGGCAGCAAATCCACCTTCACGCTGGGTCTGTTCGGCGGTCACGGCGGGCGCACGTTGCGTACCGGCGACGTGCTGCACCTTGGGGTCGAATCCGCACCCCGCGCGCACCGTGCATTGCCGTCAAACCTGATCCCTGCGTACAGCAAGGAATGGGAGATCGGCGTGTTGTATGGTCCGCACGGCGCGCCGGATTTCTTCACGCCATCCGACATCCAGACTTTTTTTTCCACCGAATGGGAAGTGCATTACAACTCCAGCCGCACCGGTGTCCGCCTGATCGGCCCCAAGCCGGAATGGGCGCGGCAGGATGGCGGCGAGGCCGGGCTGCATCCCTCCAACATCCATGACAATGCCTATGCGATCGGTGCGGTGGACTTCACCGGCGACATGCCGGTCATCCTCGGCCCGGATGGCCCCAGCCTCGGCGGGTTCGTGTGTCCGGTGACTATCGCCCATGGCGAATTGTGGAAGATGGGCCAGTTGCGGCCGGGCGACACGGTGCATTTTCGCTGGATGTCGCTGGAGCAGGCGAATCATCTGGAGCAATTGCAAGACCGGACCATCTCCGCTTTGAGTTTGCCGCAGACGCAACCCGCATTTCCCGCTGCCAGAACGATGGGCAGTCCCGTTGTCCACAGCATTCCTGCCAAAGGTGAACAGGTACAGGTCGTGTATCGCCAGTCGGGCGACCGCAACCTGCTGATCGAATATGGCCCGCTGGTGCTCGACATCAATTTGCGTTTCCGCGTGCATGCGCTGATGCAGTGGGTACAGCAGGCGATGCACGAGGGCAAGCTGAAAGGCATCCTCGACCTGACCCCCGGCATCCGTTCGTTGCAGATCCATTTCGACAGCCGCGTGTTGTCGCGCGAGGACCTGGTGAAGCAACTCATCAAGGCGGAAAAGAAACTGCCGCCTATCGCAGACATGGAGGTGCCGACACGCATCGTGCATCTGCCGCTGTCGTGGGACGACCCTTCTACAAAACTGGCGATCGAAAAATACATGCAATCGGTGCGTAAGGATGCGCCCTGGTGTCCGAGCAATATTGAATTCATCCGCCGCATCAACGGCATTGCCGACATCGAGCAGGTGAAGCGCATCGTGTTCGACGCGAGCTATCTGGTGCTGGGTCTGGGCGATGTCTACCTCGGTGCACCGGTGGCGACACCGCTCGATCCGCGCCACCGCCTGGTCACTACCAAATACAACCCGGCGCGCACCTGGACGCCGGAGAACGCGGTCGGCATCGGCGGTGCCTATATGTGCGTGTACGGCATGGAAGGTCCCGGCGGCTACCAGTTCGTCGGACGCACGGTGCAAATGTGGAACCGCTACAAGCAGACGCAAGATTTCGAGCAGGGCAAGCCATGGTTGCTGCGCTTTTTCGACCAGATACGCTTCTATCCCGTGTCGGAACAGGAGCTGCTCAAGATGCGCGAGGACTTCGTGGCCGGACGCTTCCAGCTCAAGATCGAGGAAACCACCTTCAGCCTGAAGGAATACAACCTGTACCTGGAAACCAACGACAAAGAGATCAGCGCATTCCGCAACACGCAGCGTGCTGCATTTGCTGCAGAACGCGAGATGTGGAAAGCCAACGGCCAAGCGGAGTACGCCACGGACAACATGGTGGCGGAAGCCGGAACCGACAGTGAACTTGACCTGCCGCCCGGCAGCCGCGCCGTCGCCGCCCATGTGGCCGGCAATGTATGGGCGATTCCGGCCGAGGTCGGCAGCAAGGTCAAGGCGGGCGATACGCTGGTGGTCATCGAATCGATGAAGATGGAGATCGCCGTGGTCGCGCCGTGTGACGGCGAAATCATCCAGTTGAACTGTCGCATCGGCGGCCAGGTCTCGGCCGGACAGGACCTGCTGGTCATTCAAGGCGAGGTGAGTTGAGATGAACCCAAATTATCCATTAGCCCGTCATTCCGGCGAAGGCCGGAATCCAGCGATCAAGACGAGCTGCGAAGCAGACAAAACCCATGATGCTGTCCCACTTACGGGGGATTTGTTAATCACCTGGATTCCGGCCTTCGCCTGAATGACGGCTTTATTTCTAATGGACAATCCGCGATGAAACCTGATCTGAACATTGCAACCTTGCGCAGCCGTTATCTGGCAGGCGAAATTCATCCGCGCGACGTGATGCGGGACATCGTCTCCCTCATTGGCGACGATCCGCATCACGTCTGGATCTATCGCCTGCCGCTGGAAGAGATAGAAAAATATGTTTCGGCCCTGCTGGACAAAAATCCGCTGGAGCTGCCGCTCTATGGCATTCCGTTCGCCATCAAGGACAACATCGATCTGGCCGGCGCGCCGACCACGGCGGGCTGTCCCGAGTACGCCTATCATCCGCAACACCATGCCACTGTGGTGCGCGAGCTGATCAATGCCGGCGCCATCCCGATCGGCAAGACCAATCTCGACCAGTTCGCCACCGGTCTGAACGGCACACGTTCACCGTATGGCGCATGCCGCAATGCCTTCGATCCCGAGTACATCTCCGGCGGTTCCAGCTCCGGCTCGGCAGTGGCGGTCGCGCTGGGATATGCCAGTTTCAGTCTGGGTACCGACACGGCCGGTTCCGGTCGCGTGCCGGCCGCGTTCAACAATCTGGTCGGGGTCAAGCCCACGCGCGGCTGGCTTTCCACGCGCGGCGTGGTGCCGGCCTGTCGCTCGCTGGACTGCGTTTCCATCTTTGCGCTGAACACGGCGGATGCCGCCACCGTACTGTCGGTCGCGACCGCACTGGACGAACTGGACGCCTATTCGCGTCAGGCGCTCACGCATGGACTCGATTTCGGGCGCACGGCAACCTTCCGCTTTGGTGTACCGCGTGAGGATCAATTGCAGTTCTTCGGCAATCAGGATGCGGCGGAATTGTTCCGGAAAAGTTGTGCCGCATTGGAGGCGATCGGCGGGCAGAAAGTGGAGATCAATTTCCTGCCGTTCCTGAAAGCGGCCCGTTTGCTGTACGAAGGCCCGTGGGTCGCAGAACGTTACGCGGCCATTCGCGAAATCTTCGATGCACATTCCGATGCGATCAACCCCGTGGTGCGCGAGATCATCGCCGGGGCAAAGAAATTTTCTGCCACCGACACGTTTGAAGGCATGTACAAACTGGAAGCGCTGCGCGGAGAAGCGGCATTGGTGTGGGGCAAGATCGATTGCCTGGTGACACCCACCGCCGGCACAATTTATCGCATCGCCGAGATGGAAGCCGACCCGATCAAGCTGAATGCGAACCTGGGCTATTACACCAACTTCATGAACCTGCTGGATTGCGCGGCGGTCGCCGTGCCCGCCGGTTTCCAGCAGGACGGCCTGCCGTTCGGCATCACGCTGGCCGCACCCGCGCATCAGGATGTGCCGCTGCTGCATCTGGCCGCGCGCTTCTGCAACGATGACCTGGCTGACGTGCAGGTGCCTGAAGCGCAAGGCGGTCGTGTGCGTGTCGCGGTATGCGGTGCGCACCTCGCAGGCTTGCCGCTCAATCACCAGCTCACCAGTCGCGGTGCGCATCTGGTCGCACGCACGCACAGCAGCCCGGATTACAAATTCTATGCCCTGCCCGGCGGCCCGCCGTACCGGCCCGGCATGGTGCGCGTGGCGCAGGGAGGCAGCGCCATCGAGATGGAAGTTTGGGAAATGGCCGCGCGCGAGTTCGGCTCGTTCGTCGCCGGCATACCCGCACCGCTCGGCATTGGCACGCTGACGCTGGCGGATGGTTCATCCGTGCTGGGTTTTGTGTGCGAACAATATGCGGTGCAAGACGCGGAAGACATCTCCCGCTTTGGCGGCTGGCGCGCCTACCTGAAACAAAAAGCCTGAGCACCATGGAACTGCAACTATTCAAGACGCTGTGGGGACACAGCGGTTCGATGGATGAGGCCGCCGATCAGGCCGTCGCAGCAGGCTTTGCCGGACTTGAAGGCAATGCCGATATACCGCAGGCGCGGCGCGATGAATTGCAATCCGCATTGCAGACACGAGGCCTGCGTTACATACAGGAGATCGTGACGGCAGGCGGCTATGTACCGCGACGTGATGTCTCGGTGGAAGAGCATGTCGCCGATGTCGAGCGTCAGCTGCAGCTTGGACAGTCACTGGCACCGCAATGGGTGACCATCATCGGCGGTTGCGATGCGTGGTCGCTGGAACAAAGTGTGCGGTTTTTCAGCGAGGCACAGGAAGTCGCTGCACGCATGAACATCGCATGCAGCTTCGAGACCCACCGCAGCCGTTCCCTGTTCAATCCGTGGACTACGCTGACCATTCTGCAACGAATGCCGGAATTGAAACTCACTTGCGATTTCAGTCACTGGGTGGTGGTGATGGAACGCCAACTGGATGCCGACTGGGATGTGGTAACTGAAGTTGCGCGCCATGCCCATCATATTCATGCCCGTGTCGGTTATGACCAGGGGCCGCAAGTGCCCCATCCGGCCGCACCGGAATACGCCGGTGCACTGGCATCGCACCAGCGCTATTGGGAAGCGATCTGGTCGGCGCAACGCGACAAGGGGAATTTCGTTACCACCATGACTCCCGAGTTCGGTCCGGATGGCTATTTGCATTGCGCACCCTTCACACAACAACCCGTTGCCGATCTGTGGGAAATCAATGCATGGATGGGGCAGACCGAGCGCGAACATTTCCAGGCATGGTGCAATCACGCCCAATCATCCCCAACAAAATGTTCGGGCTAAGCTTGCAGCCGCAGCAGAAGGCGGTCTCGGCCTTGCTGGTGGGCTCGATCTTCTGGGGGCTGTTCTGGTGGCCGCTCAAATCGCTGGGCCTGGTCGGCATCCACGGCAGCATCGTGCAGGTTTACGCATTCGGTCTATCGGTGCTGTTGATGCTGCCGTTCGTGTGGCGCAATCTCGCGCAATTGCGCGGACAGATCGGTTTGATCCTGATCATTGCCGCACTCGGCGGATGGGCGACGGCGGCGTTGGCTACTTCGCTGGCGGCAGGCAGCGTGGTGCGCGTCATGTTGCTGTTTTACCTGGCACCGGTATGGACGATTCTTGCGGCAAGAATATTTCTGGGCGAAGCCTTTACCCGCCTGCGGTTCCTGGCGCTGGGAATCGCGCTGGCAGGATTGGCCGCGACACTGGGAGGCCCGGAAATATTTACCACACCGCTGTCGGCAATCGACCTGTTGGCGCTGTCGTCCGGGCTGGCCTTTGCCTGCAACAATGTCGCTGTGCGGTTTGGCCATGGCTTACCCGACACGGTGCGCGCAATCGCCATCAATGCCGGTTGCGCCGTGCTTTCGCTCGGCTTCCTGTATTGGGATGAGGCCCCCATGCTGACATTGACGGCGAAACAAGTCGGCATATTGTCCGCATTCAGTTTGCTGTGGGTGGTGCCCGGTACCCTTGCGACTTTTTACGGTGTCGCGCGTCTGGATGCCGGAAAGGCAGCCATCCTACTGTTGGCCGAACTGGTGGTGGCAGTGTTCTCCGCCGTATTGATCGGGGGAGAACACCTTTCGGCGCAAGAAATCGTTGGCGGAATTCTCATACTCTCGGCAGCGGTGATCGAAGCACGATCCGAAACCGCGGCAGTTAAATGACCTCCGGCACAGCACTCACCCTGAACGAGGGAGGGAATAATGCTGCGGAATCCCGACGTTGGTTTATATGTACTAACCCGGACTTCATCTGACACATGTGGTCTGATGTTCGGCCAAAGCGGTCATCGAGAGCCAAGGTGAATTACTTCCGCTTTCGATATATTGTGGATCTTCAAATTTCCCCCAAACTACAGTGAACAAGAGCTTGCACCCCGCACATCATTCGCTAATAGCGAAATATATCTTGACATCGGCGAATATTATTTGCTAGTATGCGCACGTGGTAAAGAGATAATCTCGTTGCAGTATTGATCCGGCTCATTGGATTGTGGGGCGAAAGCCCTAACATTATCGCGGCTCCCATGCCCACGTAGTCCATCACGTAGCATGCCGACGCGAGAGACCACTGGCGAGCAGTGGTCTCTTATGTAAAGTAAGGGGAACAACCCGCCGTTTGCTCATCTTTAGTTACAGGCGAGAGTCGTCGCAATAGTGTGACGACGTAACTGAAGGAGACAAAACATGCGTCTGAAACCCACCAAACGGCGGGGGTTAGTAGCTAGGTTTGTATCCGTGCTTCTGCGGCCACAGACTATACGGATTGCCGTATTGGTTCTGCGTCTTGTGGCTTTGATAGCACGGATTATTGACCGGGTTATCTAACCCCCTTCTTTTCTTATTTCATAGAGGTAAAAAATGCTTAATCGTGCGCTTAAGCTACTGAGGACTTTCCATCAATTGTCACAAGTTGAATTGGCAAGGCGTTTAGAAATATCAAATTCCTACCTGAGCGAACTTGAGACTGGAGCCAAGACACCAAGCGTGGAGATATTAGAGCAGTATTCAGTTGTTTTTAAACTCCCAGCATCTTCGATATTGCTGTTTTCAGAACAGCTTGAGAGTACATCACTTGGTAATAAGTTAAAGATCAAAGCAGCGGATAAGGTATTAAAGTTGCTGGAGTGGGTGGCTGAAAAAGAGGCCATCGTGAATGACTAAAAGAATTCAGTACTCTGTTAATCAGTCCCCGTTTTATCGGTTGAACTCAAAACGAAAGTTAGCAGAGTTGCTTGGATTTGAAATGGCAGATTTCGCCAAACTTGTTGATGACTCAAATTATCATCTCTTTCTAAATAAACAGGGAAGAGAAATCCAGCATCCAATAAAAGAACTTGATCCTGTCCATAGTCGAATTGCAAAGCTCTTAGCAAGACTAGATCTCCCTGGCTACCTCCACTCACGCAAGGGGCGTTCCTATGTTTCAAATGCAGCCGCACACAAGTCTGATGTGCCTTTAATCAAAACAGATATTTCGAAGTTCTATCCCAGCACATCCTTCAGTTCCGTATTCAATTTATTTCGCGAAAGTTTCGATTGCTCTCCTGATGTGGCGTGGCACCTCGCGCGCCTCTGTTGCTATAAGGGCATACACCTTCCGACTGGTAGTTATTTGAGCGGGATAATCGCCTTTCTTGCACACAGATCTATGTTTGACGAAATCTTCGAACTCTCTCGTCGTGCAGGTTGCACCATGACCTGTTACGTTGATGACATTGTTTTGTCAGGGAGCAAGGCAACGAAGAAATTGCTTTATGAGGTCCGAGGAATCATTGCTCGACATGGGTTGGCAGCAAAGTGTGAAAAGTCAAAAACATTTCCTGCGAATAAGCCCAAAATCGTGACCGGGGTAGTGATTCGTACCGATGGCCTTGCTGTCCCCAATAATCGTCTGAAAGATGCCCGACGGGTTCGTGATCTGATCATGAAAACAAGTGACTTGAGAGAAAGGGATCGGCTGCGTTTGTCCCTTAAGGGAAAGTTGCAGGCAGCAAAACAAATTCACGCCTTTTGTCTGGCCAAGGAAGAATAGGCGGTAATTTAGGTTGGTTGGCTAGCA
Encoded here:
- a CDS encoding urea amidolyase associated protein UAAP1 produces the protein MTEPISKQHLLWEETIPGGAHWSFQMKRGTALRITDIAGGANLATLLYNQEEKLERYNMADTLKAQHTAHLSKGFVCYSDMGRVLASIIDDSCGWHDTICGMGNAALVERKYGNADYQQYRNDMHRNARDSMLIELGKWGLGKRDIVPNINFFSKVNADETGALHYQAEHSRAGDFIELRFEMNVLVVVSASQHPLDPNPEYAPRPVLLQAWRCGAPDENDYCRNFRPENARGFYNTELLFR
- the uca gene encoding urea carboxylase, which translates into the protein MFDKVLIANRGAIACRIIRTLNKMGVRSVAVYSEADARSLHVQLADEAVCIGAAAAADSYLRGERILEVARSTGAQAIHPGYGFLSENAAFAEQCAEAGVVFIGPTPDQMRRFGLKHTAREIAEKNGVPLLPGSGLLVDAGHAHAEASRIGYPVMIKSTAGGGGIGMRLCWSADELNEAFQSVERLARANFKDAGIYLEKYVEQARHIEVQLFGDGKGTVIALGERDCSVQRRNQKVIEETPAPNITPEVRQHLLETAVRLGKAVGYQSAGTVEFVFDALSGEFYFLEVNTRLQVEHGVTEEVTGVDLVEWMVLQAAGELHALDTVQVKPKGASIQVRLYAEDPNKNFQPSSGVLTGVEFSADARNETWVERGSDIPPYYDPMIAKIIVKAMNREAALEKMRDALADTRVDGIETNLEYLRQIVFDRVFAEGRQTTRYLNGFHYRPNTIDVLEPGVQSTIQDYPGRLGYWNIGVPPSGPMDALAFRLGNQLLGNAEDAAGLELTVSGPTLKFNRDTAIALTGAAMKAELDGKPLKFWRSHEVKAGSVLRLGAVQGGGCRTYLAVAGGFDVPDYLGSKSTFTLGLFGGHGGRTLRTGDVLHLGVESAPRAHRALPSNLIPAYSKEWEIGVLYGPHGAPDFFTPSDIQTFFSTEWEVHYNSSRTGVRLIGPKPEWARQDGGEAGLHPSNIHDNAYAIGAVDFTGDMPVILGPDGPSLGGFVCPVTIAHGELWKMGQLRPGDTVHFRWMSLEQANHLEQLQDRTISALSLPQTQPAFPAARTMGSPVVHSIPAKGEQVQVVYRQSGDRNLLIEYGPLVLDINLRFRVHALMQWVQQAMHEGKLKGILDLTPGIRSLQIHFDSRVLSREDLVKQLIKAEKKLPPIADMEVPTRIVHLPLSWDDPSTKLAIEKYMQSVRKDAPWCPSNIEFIRRINGIADIEQVKRIVFDASYLVLGLGDVYLGAPVATPLDPRHRLVTTKYNPARTWTPENAVGIGGAYMCVYGMEGPGGYQFVGRTVQMWNRYKQTQDFEQGKPWLLRFFDQIRFYPVSEQELLKMREDFVAGRFQLKIEETTFSLKEYNLYLETNDKEISAFRNTQRAAFAAEREMWKANGQAEYATDNMVAEAGTDSELDLPPGSRAVAAHVAGNVWAIPAEVGSKVKAGDTLVVIESMKMEIAVVAPCDGEIIQLNCRIGGQVSAGQDLLVIQGEVS
- the atzF gene encoding allophanate hydrolase; translated protein: MKPDLNIATLRSRYLAGEIHPRDVMRDIVSLIGDDPHHVWIYRLPLEEIEKYVSALLDKNPLELPLYGIPFAIKDNIDLAGAPTTAGCPEYAYHPQHHATVVRELINAGAIPIGKTNLDQFATGLNGTRSPYGACRNAFDPEYISGGSSSGSAVAVALGYASFSLGTDTAGSGRVPAAFNNLVGVKPTRGWLSTRGVVPACRSLDCVSIFALNTADAATVLSVATALDELDAYSRQALTHGLDFGRTATFRFGVPREDQLQFFGNQDAAELFRKSCAALEAIGGQKVEINFLPFLKAARLLYEGPWVAERYAAIREIFDAHSDAINPVVREIIAGAKKFSATDTFEGMYKLEALRGEAALVWGKIDCLVTPTAGTIYRIAEMEADPIKLNANLGYYTNFMNLLDCAAVAVPAGFQQDGLPFGITLAAPAHQDVPLLHLAARFCNDDLADVQVPEAQGGRVRVAVCGAHLAGLPLNHQLTSRGAHLVARTHSSPDYKFYALPGGPPYRPGMVRVAQGGSAIEMEVWEMAAREFGSFVAGIPAPLGIGTLTLADGSSVLGFVCEQYAVQDAEDISRFGGWRAYLKQKA
- a CDS encoding DMT family transporter, giving the protein MFGLSLQPQQKAVSALLVGSIFWGLFWWPLKSLGLVGIHGSIVQVYAFGLSVLLMLPFVWRNLAQLRGQIGLILIIAALGGWATAALATSLAAGSVVRVMLLFYLAPVWTILAARIFLGEAFTRLRFLALGIALAGLAATLGGPEIFTTPLSAIDLLALSSGLAFACNNVAVRFGHGLPDTVRAIAINAGCAVLSLGFLYWDEAPMLTLTAKQVGILSAFSLLWVVPGTLATFYGVARLDAGKAAILLLAELVVAVFSAVLIGGEHLSAQEIVGGILILSAAVIEARSETAAVK
- a CDS encoding urea amidolyase associated protein UAAP2 produces the protein MSIIESNLQSQQASYDLVLPAGESWLHEVKRGQVFRILDLEGNQAVDTLFYNAHDPEERYSAVDTIREQNNLYLTAGTRLLSTEGNVLMTIVADTCGRHDTLGGACAAESNSVRYAIDKKFMHSCRDSFLHALGHCDCGMDKRDLTANVNFFMNVPVTPEGELTFADGISASGKYVEMRAEMDVMVLISNCPQLNNPCNAYNPTPVQLLIWDAVA
- a CDS encoding sugar phosphate isomerase/epimerase family protein: MELQLFKTLWGHSGSMDEAADQAVAAGFAGLEGNADIPQARRDELQSALQTRGLRYIQEIVTAGGYVPRRDVSVEEHVADVERQLQLGQSLAPQWVTIIGGCDAWSLEQSVRFFSEAQEVAARMNIACSFETHRSRSLFNPWTTLTILQRMPELKLTCDFSHWVVVMERQLDADWDVVTEVARHAHHIHARVGYDQGPQVPHPAAPEYAGALASHQRYWEAIWSAQRDKGNFVTTMTPEFGPDGYLHCAPFTQQPVADLWEINAWMGQTEREHFQAWCNHAQSSPTKCSG
- a CDS encoding reverse transcriptase family protein, whose protein sequence is MTKRIQYSVNQSPFYRLNSKRKLAELLGFEMADFAKLVDDSNYHLFLNKQGREIQHPIKELDPVHSRIAKLLARLDLPGYLHSRKGRSYVSNAAAHKSDVPLIKTDISKFYPSTSFSSVFNLFRESFDCSPDVAWHLARLCCYKGIHLPTGSYLSGIIAFLAHRSMFDEIFELSRRAGCTMTCYVDDIVLSGSKATKKLLYEVRGIIARHGLAAKCEKSKTFPANKPKIVTGVVIRTDGLAVPNNRLKDARRVRDLIMKTSDLRERDRLRLSLKGKLQAAKQIHAFCLAKEE
- a CDS encoding helix-turn-helix domain-containing protein, whose amino-acid sequence is MLNRALKLLRTFHQLSQVELARRLEISNSYLSELETGAKTPSVEILEQYSVVFKLPASSILLFSEQLESTSLGNKLKIKAADKVLKLLEWVAEKEAIVND